A region from the Bacteroidales bacterium genome encodes:
- a CDS encoding cobyric acid synthase gives MSKPAHIKRPIMFVGTGSDVGKSIINTAFCRIFKQDDHHPAPFKAQNMSLNSYATHEGLEIGRAQAVQAEACGVSCRSDMNPVLLKPSNNLESQIVLNGKPIGSRSASDYFSSTDRYRLFDKVMQSYKRLENDYAPIVIEGAGSISELNLRDKDITNMHVAVATKAATYLIADIDKGGIFANIYGTLELLPLEERRLIKGIIINKFRGDPGLFETGKQKLENLTGVPVVGILPYFNDIHIEEEDSVVLENKKGASSAGKVNIAIVLLRHMSNFTDFDVLERTPGVHLYYAAYPDDLDNADIVIIPGSKNTISDMFYLRKRGLAKSIKKHHEAGKAVYGICGGYQMMGKSIADPYHVEGDIAFIPGLGILPVETTLSQEKTTEQCTFSFLGGSMECKGYEIHMGETNHQNGEPLCITDKNHNDGYFLNYKTWGTYIHGIFDNQEVINHILSENGTSGLQSTSFDYAAYKEEQYDKLAALVREHTDINYIYQTLME, from the coding sequence ATGTCCAAGCCAGCCCATATAAAGCGGCCGATAATGTTTGTAGGAACAGGCTCTGATGTCGGAAAAAGCATTATCAATACAGCTTTTTGCCGGATATTCAAACAGGATGATCATCATCCCGCTCCTTTTAAAGCACAGAATATGTCGCTGAATAGTTATGCGACCCACGAAGGATTGGAAATTGGAAGAGCCCAAGCTGTGCAGGCAGAAGCTTGTGGTGTTTCCTGCCGCAGTGATATGAATCCAGTTCTTCTGAAGCCGAGTAATAATTTAGAATCCCAAATAGTTTTAAACGGAAAACCCATTGGGAGCCGGTCGGCATCAGATTATTTTTCTTCTACTGACCGGTATCGGCTATTTGATAAAGTTATGCAATCCTACAAAAGGCTGGAAAACGATTATGCCCCAATAGTTATTGAAGGAGCAGGGAGCATCTCCGAACTGAACCTGCGAGACAAGGATATTACCAATATGCACGTGGCAGTTGCAACAAAGGCTGCTACTTACCTGATAGCAGACATTGACAAAGGTGGTATTTTCGCAAACATCTACGGAACCCTTGAATTATTGCCCCTTGAAGAACGACGATTGATAAAAGGAATCATCATCAATAAGTTTCGTGGTGATCCGGGATTGTTTGAAACGGGTAAACAAAAACTGGAGAATTTAACAGGTGTCCCCGTTGTAGGCATCCTGCCTTATTTCAATGACATCCATATCGAAGAGGAAGATTCCGTGGTTCTGGAAAATAAAAAAGGAGCAAGCTCCGCCGGGAAAGTTAATATAGCGATTGTTCTGCTTCGCCATATGTCGAACTTTACTGATTTTGATGTACTGGAAAGGACTCCCGGAGTTCATCTATACTATGCCGCATATCCCGATGACCTTGACAATGCAGATATAGTGATCATTCCGGGTTCAAAAAACACCATATCGGATATGTTTTATTTAAGAAAACGGGGTCTGGCTAAAAGCATTAAGAAGCATCACGAGGCTGGTAAAGCCGTATATGGCATCTGTGGAGGTTATCAAATGATGGGTAAGTCCATTGCCGATCCCTATCATGTAGAAGGCGATATTGCGTTCATTCCGGGGTTGGGGATTCTACCCGTGGAAACAACCTTATCACAGGAGAAAACTACGGAACAATGTACCTTCTCTTTTCTTGGGGGCAGTATGGAATGCAAAGGTTACGAGATTCATATGGGAGAAACAAACCATCAGAACGGAGAACCCCTATGCATCACTGATAAAAACCATAATGACGGTTATTTTTTGAACTACAAAACATGGGGTACCTATATTCACGGTATTTTCGACAATCAGGAAGTAATCAACCACATTCTAAGCGAGAACGGAACTTCCGGGCTTCAATCAACTTCATTTGATTATGCTGCCTACAAGGAAGAACAGTACGATAAACTTGCAGCTCTGGTGAGGGAGCATACCGATATCAATTATATATACCAAACCTTAATGGAATAA